actactattattatatactgtgtatatgtatgtgtcatctatttatctattatactaaacctagctaaaggccgtgttgatccagaggaaggcgaaaaccccctgtgaggaatgagccaattgtcctcatattaggggggaaaattccttcctgaccccaaatatggcggtcGGCATAAATCCCAGGATTAAAGGCTGATGTGTAATATGGGGAAAAAttcttagtttattttttttttattattatttttaattaactactgtatttatatatgtgtaaactataaattgtattaaattaagaattatttttgttaaattatttttctatatttatattatgttacttatgtgtgttactacttattactctataatcctaaacctatttaaggccgtgttgatccagaggaaggcgaaaaccccctgtgaggaatgagccaattgtcctcatattaaggggggaaaattccttcctgaccccaaacatggcgatcagaataatcccaggatcaaaggctaaagtctaatctaaatgtactatgtgtctatatgcgggtgtctatacttatcatgtagtgcggtgtctatacttatcatgtagtgtggtatctatacttatcatgtagtgtggtgtctatacttatcatgtagtgcggtgtctatacttatcatgtagtgcggtgcctatacttatcatgtagtgtggtgtCTATACTTAATATGTACTGCGGTGTCTATACTTAATATGTAGTGTGGTGATGTGGGTGATGTtagtgatgtgggtgatgtgggtgcATTACTTACCTGGCCTGTGCTGAGGTGAGATCAGGTATAATGGCCGCTCCGGCCCCAGGACTACAACATGCGGCTATTATTTCTGATCTCTCCAGATGGAAACTAAGCACAGGCCGCTCCTGGGGGGTGTAGAGGATCTTCAGGCTGGAGTGATGTCAGATGCCAGCCCGGGATTGGAGGATGGCAAGTCAAGGCCCTGGTGCAGCAGCAAGATGGCAGAGGTGCGGCATGAAGATGTTACGGAGAGAGATGATGGTCTGGGCAGCCGAGGTGACATACAGCAGCAGAGACATGAGGCGCGGGTCAGGAGGCGTGAAGTTCTGGGCCCTTGTCCTGAGATGTTAAGGGGTCCAGCTTGGTGACATGAAGCTGAACCCGGACAAGGGGTGAAGGGCTTTGTTATTCTCTGGCCACTTCAGATGTTGGTTCTCCAGAACGGGCACAAATGGTGTAAAAGGTGGCCgtgccctcctctcctgcagttcctcccagccgatggtggagaagaatggatgcgctctgatgttcccgcacacaccgaggcgcctctcagaatttttacggaccagtctCTTGGTTAGATGTTTCACGTCAGGATTAAGCCAAGTTGGAAATTTAGGCTTCGCGGTGGTGATGGCTTTGAAAGCCATGCGCCTGACGGGGCCGTTGTAAAAGGGGGAGCGTCCTGCTGCCATCCTGGACACCACAATCCCCAGGCTCCACCAGTCAACTGCGGTGCCGTATTTTTTTCCAAGAAGCACCTCGGGGGCCATGTAATCCAACGTTCCCGTCACTCCACTGATCTTATTGGAGGCGGTGACGCCATCTTGGGCCAGTCCCAGGTCGATGATACGGACGTGGCCATCTGCATCCAGCATTATATTCTCCGGCTTtagatctctgcaaagaaatAAGACGAGAGAATGACAAATCCGCCCAGTGATCCAGGAGACGGGGGATGAATCACTGCACCTACAAGCAGAATAGCCACTCAGgagtgtaggaaagctgggtgcattATTTATAGCATGTAATGGAGACGGAGAAAATGGGGAAGTTCTGCTTACCGGTGGACGATGTTGtgtccatggaggaactggaggccacatatcatctctgctgtgtagaatctgatggggagaacagagcggagtctcaatgtcatgaaatcttcctctatcaattccctaatatcatgtTATGATGGAGTGTGTGTGGTCTCTATCAGAGAAGAGGCGctgattatggcagcctgtattctgcattctCTGCATTGTCCTTCATCTGACCTCTCCCTCACCTTTTCTTCTGTCCATCCCCCTCAGTCTCCTGCTTATTTACTCGCCTTACGTTGCCGATGTtcaagcagccgcacatcctgatcaaagcctccaggctgccaccggACAGATACTCCGTGATAAAATATGCCCGTTCCTCAGACTGATGTGCGGCATAGAGGTGGCATAGGAACGGGCAGTGTCTGGCCGCCAGGAGTATCCGCCGCTCTCTCATAATTTCGTCCGCATTGTCCCGTTTGGTGATAATTTTTACGGCCATGTAGGTGTTTCGGCCGGGGACTGATGCCAGGACCACCTGAGGAAAACAAATGGAGAGTGCCCATGAGAAGAAGAAGGATCAGGCATGGACTGAGAGGTGGGTCAGTCGGGTAGTGCCCAGAACcctacagcagaacaaagctgagctACCGGCATAATGCAGTAATGCAGTGTCTGCTGTTGGGTGCTGTATGGAGAGGTCTTCACGCCTTACTGACATCTGACGTAAATGTAAGTCATAGTTGGTAGGAGGGAGAATGGAGCAGAATCACGCGCTTTAAggataagttcacacgtagcgtaaattcagcagattttccgcaacggattttgttgcgagaaatccgcagcataagacagtagcagcagagtggatgacatttgaacaaatcttatccacacgctgcgtaaacgataagcaaaaaaaaacgctcagaaattgtacTGCAGGGCGGCtttttaattcgcagcatgtcaattgtatttccataatcgctgtttttttgttgcgggttttccccatcaaATTCAGTCGGGAGATAAAACCAGCAATAAATTGCAGATGTtccatttttgtggcggaaaagctgcaattcattTGCAATAATCAGGGGGGgggaaaaatcttatacttacccagaattctgtgcttcttcatccagatcGGCCCCTTGGGATAAAGTTtattcccatgtgaccgcttcagccagtcagaggctgcagcggtcacatgggataaaacatcatcccaggaggccgggctgcaggacggcaggtgggtgcagtggcggattatcattagggctgttcgggcagccgcccaaggctcctggggggcccatggccggcaGAACTGCACATgatcgcacgggccccctcatgcctgatgccatcgctagcatcggagggggccccggtgctagcggcagccacattcatttgtatctgagtcctcaggacttagatacaaattaatactataggctgcagccggtcacgtttggcttgcagcctataaggcactgggaagactcccagtactgcatcacgccggtctgcgcatgcgtctagtccggaggattcacatgcgtccagctggagcggccgacacggggtaaggtaagtaaactgtatacatttttttaggtgggggactatcgctgtgtatatattcaaggagggggggattgctccgttacactatatacaagggggagtgctgggtggccctatatacaagggggagggtagcgctgtgtgagcctgtatacaaagggggaagTGCTCTGtgtcacaatatacaagggggggtgctatgtggcctttatgcaagggggagtgctgtgtgacactatgcacaaagggggagggctgagtagcactatatacaagggggggctgtgtagcgctatccacagcggtatgtgtgtggcgctctttatagggttttttttggcgctatttacaagaggggagggctgtgtggcgctttctacagtggggctgtatggcactatctttagggggctgtgtgtaacgctctctacgggggatgtgtgatatctacagggggctgtgtggggcgctatctatgggggtgtgtaatatctacaggggctgtgtgtgtggcactatgtatggggggctgtgtgtggcactatgtacagggggctatgtgtggcactatgtccagggggctgtgtgtggcactatgtacagggggcggtgtgtatgtggtgttttacagtgtgtggtattattatattcaggcgcgcagtgtttggtgctattatatttaggggtacagtttgtggcaccatgataactttattttcatttataggtgtggaaatggtggaaaagtgaggagccgaagacatctgagtggcaaattctgcagaaatgagtcatggctgggaaaagtcgtcatgagctctggaccggatggagtagaaaagagggaaaaaaatactaaaatctgAGACgttgtcatctgtgagtcactagatttataaaaaatctgtcacctctcctgacatgtttattataggaaattcttgtatttcacaaaaagtctttctgcagtccaggactgatagacaattccccttgtcaggaggacgtgtccctgcacagtgtgatactgtcagtatgtagggacacagccctgtgacaaggggaatcgtaacacccatttgttaatgcttgcccaaaaagctaGTGTTAAAAattgttacggcgcggcagggcggcggtgcggaaggggggcccaagtttggtaacagcccagggcccatggtctacttaatccgccactgggtgtgtCACCATGGTTATGTAAGTATAAACTAATAGCGACCGTGCCATCTAAACCGTTACTCAGGGGAAAGCTCCCTTTGTCACCCCATCACCTCTATTACGTGACACGATCGCGGTGTatagatagttgtcatggcagctagaGGTCCTAATGACGgctgccatcttggtactcctattaagccatgccagaggaagggcttaataggaggatGCTAAAAGCACAAGACATaaatattacagtgtattgtaccagcaatcttaccatcaagtcctctagtggaatTTATAGAAACTCATTTAAAAAATGGTCAAACAAATGTGTAcggaacatacaaaaaatatctaaaaagtcACTTTACCCCtaattgataaaataaaaaaaaataagatgaaTTGTTATCCGTAAAAAAGATAAACGTTTAAAATCGAACGTTATTTAACcgtaaggtgaacgccgtaaaaaataaattaaaaaaaacgaaattaaaaaaactttttacattttgttttgctCACTAAAAAATGAAATACACAGTGATGAAATgttatatgtaacccaaaatggtaccaattaaaactacagctcgccctgcaaaaaacaagtcctcacaccgctccaccgaccgaaaaataaaaaaacttctggGTTTCAGAATATTTTTTACAAATGGTTTTTATtggataaaaagtgtaaaaaaaaaaaagttataattttGCTGTCACCGTAGTTGTGCTGACCGCAGAATAAAGGCAacacattatttttacttttcagttGACTCTAAAAAAGTGAAATCCTAAAAATAATGGacgaattgctgttttgttttccACTCCATTCATCAAAATAAGTTTTAatcatttcccagtacattatatgaaacATTAATGGcagcatgaaaaactacaactcatcccgcaataaaaataataacaatctcATACGGctgtgtcagcagaaaaataaaaaagttatgacttttagaaggtggggaggaaaaaacgaaaataaaaaacggAAGTAGCATCCCATAGACTAACACTACAATCATCATCCATCCAGCGtgacatggctgataacagagaacaaatgatggagataaaatggaaactttaggtttactgcccctttcaaatgtaatatttagatattatactcactttgccaaagctgcccctacccaggacctggtggatggtgaagcggctgatggtaagcctggcataggggctggatgttccagggtctccgctgctcccaggtcttggctcctcatcctccaatcctctgtccttggctcctctcctcttcttcatgatcttcttgaatccggtgacgctgtcctcctccctcttcctcttctctTCTTCTCTCTTCTCACTGTCTTCTCCATGTCCATTGGACGCCATTTTCTCCAATATCTTCCTACCTGTAGACTCCAGTCCGATCGCTGCCGTCGACAGTTGAAAGTAAAGGGCAGTTGGTCGTGTgcaggtcacatgatgtcagaGGTCATGGAATCCTCAGTTGGCACCTGCCTGGCAGTAACCTGCTCTGCCATGTCTGATGTGGGCATCATGAGTGCCAGACTCGTGTCCAGCATAATGTTTTCCAACCATGGTTCCTGAGATTCCAGGTCAGGGGTCCACAGAACACAGTAGCAATACATGTCACTCCTACAGTAGAAATAGAAAACAGAGTTCTATTTGCTCAAGTTATTGGTGAAACATTTCTCATCCAGAATATACAATAATAGAACGCTTTACCTCCTTTACACCAAACTTCTATGAGATACATAGGAATGGGAGTAGTAGTTCCCCGGGAGTGGAAAACATGTTCCATGTTTTAAGGTTGGGAAACACCGGTCTAGAGGAATGAGAGAGAACGTCATGGCGGATCTTCTAGTGCTGTATCATTAGTAGATGGGGGATGGGACAGGTGATGAGACTGGTATATCGGGCTGGCAGTGGAtgtacaataaataaaggagtgtGAATAGATCATAATTATAAGATTATTTATAATGTAAACCATGACACAGCGCCGGATCCATCGTATGAAGGACACCCCCGGCACCAGGACACCATTGACTTATTATGACCATTGGGTTCGGTCATTGTGTCAGTAGTTTTGATGTCATCTGATTGAGTTTGTGACAGAGATTCTGAAAGGACCCGCCAGCAGTAATGTGAGATTGATGCGTTGTCTCCTGCACGTCATCTATGTCCTCATCCCAGTCCAATGTCTATGGAGGAGAAAatacattattatattttattacatacacatttatattataaattatagatagatatgagatagatagatagatagatagatagatagatagatagatagattatatagatagatagagtccaccgtccagcagcaccagcacaTATAACGGATGGGTGCACGCCTTGGGAACCCGATTTTTGGTTCCAAATCTTTCAATATGtttccaagaataggcagcactccgattcaaagtgaaaaaagtgggttttattagcccctgtgcaagGTTTCGGCTGTATTTGTGGAGGCTTTTTCAAGCACGCTGATAGTGTATAAAACAGTGGTATATACGGGGGCTGAACAAATAGTCCCATTAACATGTGATTAATACAAAGACTAAAAACAACAATGATGTCTATAAATGacatcacatataataatacATAAAGTATCCACAGTGATCAATACAAATATCTTCTCAATACACAAGAAAAGTGCATAATGTGCTAATTAATGTGTCCGTTATTAAACATGTACAGCTGTGAACAATTAAAAACATTAACATGTAATACTTTGGATCCAAGTTCACGTGTGTGTTGATTTCGGGGGTTCTAAGGATTCGTTTGCGCATGTCTATGACATCACGCGGGTTCGCGCATGCGCATTAGACATGTGTAGTCATCGGCGGCCTTTTTGGTTAATATAATATCATTACCTAATAGATGAAATACTGCGCGTGTCAGCGCATGCGTGATGTGATAAACTATCGTACTAGGTCAATGAGAATGATATAGGAAACAGTGAAATCGCTCACTACTCAAATTTAAGAGAATTATATatgagacattataaatatagtcCCTAATATAATATAGTTTGTTTAGaggtgacattttattatgtagtATATGTCCCTATGTTATAAATTCTGAAAGTTATTGTGATAATATAACTAGAATTatatcaaagtaaaaaaaaaaagtagctgaAAAAACGCATCGGTGTGAATAGAGACATAATGTTGGAAAAttcaatattaaaaatttctggtCACAAGAACACTGTTATTATATATCATCCTGGTTTTCTTATGGTACATAGACGCAATTTATAAAGATAAATTTCGATGCTCATGGCgatattaaatataaaaatgtatgttaCCCACCGGAACAAAGGGAGTCCAAAGTAAACATGGGGAGAACTTGTATATGGCTCAGGTAAAGTAATCTGAAAGAGATCATTTTAAAGTTATAACAAATGATGTAATAGTACACTAAGTTATATACACGATAAACGTGCGTCAACCCATCCCGACCTGTGGGATAGAATCGTTTCTCATATGTCCGTTTAGTCAAAGGATGAGTAAATTCCCCTCTCTAattgggcggcggcgccactgaaaccagccgccgccaccaccTCTTGCACTATAATTGCATAAGCGATGAATGGCCGTGCACCGTTCCCGGCCATTTAGCGCTTTTCAACGATGCATGCGGCACGATGACTTCTttacgccgcttgcgtcattgaaagctgCTGAATGACAGGGCAGAAtttcttgccctgtcaatcaacgcCTTTCGTCGTTCAGCCAAAGCAAACCTgcccagaagagagcaggtctggatTGCCACCGAacggcgtgggaatgggatcagggtgagcatgtaaagttttcgtttttttagaataaaaagggcgtgtcattatctacagagggagctatatgtggggcattatatacaggggtgggctatatgagggatactatatacaggggtgggctatatgtggggcattatatacacgggtgggctatatgagggatactatatataagggtgggctatatgtg
The genomic region above belongs to Rhinoderma darwinii isolate aRhiDar2 chromosome 13, aRhiDar2.hap1, whole genome shotgun sequence and contains:
- the LOC142665677 gene encoding protein kinase C delta type-like isoform X1, whose amino-acid sequence is MTLRLRSVLPIRFYTAEMICGLQFLHGHNIVHRDLKPENIMLDADGHVRIIDLGLAQDGVTASNKISGVTGTLDYMAPEVLLGKKYGTAVDWWSLGIVVSRMAAGRSPFYNGPVRRMAFKAITTAKPKFPTWLNPDVKHLTKRLVRKNSERRLGVCGNIRAHPFFSTIGWEELQERRARPPFTPFVPVLENQHLKWPENNKALHPLSGFSFMSPSWTP
- the LOC142665677 gene encoding protein kinase C-like 1 isoform X2, whose product is MASNGHGEDSEKREEEKRKREEDSVTGFKKIMKKRRGAKDRGLEDEEPRPGSSGDPGTSSPYARLTISRFTIHQVLGRGSFGKVVLASVPGRNTYMAVKIITKRDNADEIMRERRILLAARHCPFLCHLYAAHQSEERAYFITEYLSGGSLEALIRMCGCLNIGNVRRVNKQETEGDGQKKR